The following coding sequences are from one Pigmentibacter sp. JX0631 window:
- a CDS encoding GNAT family protein, translating to MKTHIILNLEGTYYLSEVLPHDKPSYLEHFKEKQIYDQTLNIPFPYTEANADWWINYVTESTLKIGKPIHWAIRNSDGKLIGGIGLNDFEIGKSYKTELGYWLAKPFWNKGIMTNAVKAVTDLGLNEYGLIRITAHVFDFNIGSAKVLEKAGYSLEGILRKNYQKDGKIFDGKLYAIVKE from the coding sequence ATGAAAACTCATATCATACTCAATTTAGAAGGAACTTATTATCTTTCAGAAGTTTTGCCACATGATAAACCAAGTTATCTTGAGCATTTCAAAGAAAAACAAATATATGACCAAACTTTAAACATACCTTTCCCATATACTGAAGCAAATGCTGATTGGTGGATTAATTACGTAACAGAATCAACTTTAAAAATAGGAAAACCAATTCACTGGGCTATCCGAAATTCAGACGGAAAATTAATTGGTGGAATTGGCTTAAATGATTTTGAAATTGGGAAATCCTACAAAACGGAGTTAGGCTATTGGTTAGCAAAACCTTTCTGGAATAAAGGAATTATGACGAATGCTGTTAAAGCAGTAACCGATCTTGGTTTGAATGAATATGGGCTTATACGCATCACAGCACATGTCTTCGACTTCAATATAGGGTCTGCAAAAGTATTAGAAAAAGCAGGATATTCACTTGAGGGCATTCTCCGCAAAAATTATCAAAAAGATGGGAAAATTTTTGATGGTAAACTCTATGCAATTGTTAAAGAATAA
- a CDS encoding metal-dependent hydrolase: MASAFSHIAVPLALTMACGFKHIPKRLLVLGMLLSVIPDLDVLGFNYGIKYESQWGHRGFTHSVFLAFLIGLIAAFFSNYLTAKHLYVFLFAFVSMLSHGILDACTSGGLGVEFWWPFNESRYFFSFREIKVSPIGVKKFFSERGFIVLKSEFIYILLPCLFVGISALFIRKNLKN; the protein is encoded by the coding sequence ATGGCATCAGCTTTTTCGCATATTGCAGTTCCCCTGGCATTGACTATGGCATGTGGATTTAAACATATTCCCAAACGTCTTTTAGTGTTAGGAATGTTGTTATCAGTAATTCCTGATTTAGATGTCCTTGGATTTAATTATGGAATAAAGTATGAGTCGCAATGGGGACACAGAGGTTTTACTCATTCTGTGTTTTTGGCTTTTCTAATAGGTCTAATCGCCGCATTTTTTTCTAATTATTTAACAGCAAAACATTTATATGTTTTTTTATTTGCGTTTGTTTCAATGCTTTCCCATGGAATTCTTGATGCTTGTACTTCAGGTGGTTTAGGGGTAGAATTTTGGTGGCCATTTAATGAATCAAGATATTTCTTTTCATTTCGCGAAATTAAAGTTTCACCTATCGGAGTAAAAAAATTCTTTTCCGAAAGAGGTTTCATTGTTTTAAAGTCTGAATTTATTTATATTTTGTTACCTTGTTTATTTGTAGGAATTTCTGCGTTATTTATTAGAAAAAATTTAAAAAACTAA
- a CDS encoding transposase → MDWQNQLITVYLTSCKFFSQLSPYIFLKISPNSNPSFTDEETITIYIFGILNELKNIKSIFKFTKNFLSEWFPNLPSYEGFLFRLNNLNHLFPELSKFLLQNKKFKLNSNTTKPFVLIDSLPIILAKGFRAHKCNTAKEISSIGFCSSKNLFYFGLKLHLTALFKNKRLASPVSMKITRAATHDLTAVKNDLLNLNHSELFADRAYCDQFTKQKLAKKNSNLHTPIKLSRSKKTLSYDEKVYSKSVSSIRQSIEILFNWLIESGGIQTASKVRSTKGLLVHVFGRFSACLFKYMFFF, encoded by the coding sequence ATGGATTGGCAGAACCAACTCATTACCGTTTACCTTACTTCCTGCAAATTTTTTTCTCAACTTTCTCCCTACATTTTTTTAAAAATAAGTCCTAATTCAAATCCTTCGTTTACTGATGAAGAAACCATCACAATTTACATCTTTGGAATTTTGAATGAACTTAAAAATATAAAATCAATTTTTAAATTTACAAAAAATTTCCTTAGTGAATGGTTTCCAAATTTACCTTCTTATGAAGGATTTTTATTTAGACTTAACAATCTGAATCATCTTTTTCCTGAACTTTCTAAATTCCTTTTACAGAATAAAAAGTTCAAATTAAATTCAAATACTACTAAACCTTTCGTTCTAATTGACTCTTTACCAATTATCTTGGCAAAGGGTTTTAGAGCTCACAAATGTAATACAGCAAAAGAAATTTCTTCAATTGGTTTCTGCTCTTCCAAAAATCTTTTTTATTTTGGATTGAAACTTCATCTTACTGCTTTATTTAAAAATAAACGCCTTGCTTCCCCGGTATCAATGAAAATAACACGTGCTGCAACACATGATTTAACAGCGGTTAAGAATGATCTTTTAAATTTAAATCACTCAGAACTATTTGCTGATCGAGCGTACTGCGATCAATTTACTAAACAAAAATTGGCTAAAAAAAATTCTAACTTGCATACTCCAATTAAACTTTCAAGAAGTAAAAAAACTCTCTCATACGATGAAAAAGTATATTCAAAATCTGTTAGTTCAATTAGACAATCAATTGAAATCCTATTCAACTGGCTAATTGAATCTGGTGGTATTCAAACGGCATCTAAAGTCCGTTCAACAAAGGGCTTGCTTGTACATGTTTTCGGAAGATTTTCTGCATGCCTTTTTAAGTACATGTTCTTTTTCTAA